The segment ACCGCCTCAGACAGTCTACCGTGCTCATTCAAGGCCCCGCTGGCGAGCTGGGCTCTGGGGTAATTTGGGAGGCGTCGGGCCTGATTGTGACCAATGCCCACGTGGTGTCCCAGGGCCAATCTCGCGTCCGGCTGGCGGATGGTCAGCAGTTGAGCGGCTACCGAGTCGGTTACAACCCACGGCTCGATCTGGCCGCTCTCAAGGTCGACGCAGCGGGCCTACAGGCCGCCACTCTGGGGGATGCAAACGCCCTGCGGGTGGGGCAAATGGCGATCGCCGTGGGCAATCCTGAGGGCAGCGTAGGTGCGACATCCCTGGGCATGGTGGCGGCCAAGCCGCCGATTCCCCGCTGGGTGCAGGCCGATATTGCCCTGGCACCGGGCTACTCGGGCGGGCCTCTGGCCACCCTGGCGGGGGAAGTGGTCGGCATCAACACGCTGATTGCCGCCGGTCGGGGCTACGCCATTCCGGTAGCCCTGGTGCGGCGATTTTTGGGCAGCCAGACCGAGCAACCCTACCTGGGCCTCACCGTGCGACCAGTCACAGAATCAGCGGCGTGGACGGTGACCCAAGTAGT is part of the Nodosilinea sp. PGN35 genome and harbors:
- a CDS encoding S1C family serine protease: MIASLLNHRLNCDLAAIAHRLRQSTVLIQGPAGELGSGVIWEASGLIVTNAHVVSQGQSRVRLADGQQLSGYRVGYNPRLDLAALKVDAAGLQAATLGDANALRVGQMAIAVGNPEGSVGATSLGMVAAKPPIPRWVQADIALAPGYSGGPLATLAGEVVGINTLIAAGRGYAIPVALVRRFLGSQTEQPYLGLTVRPVTESAAWTVTQVVPGSPAARAGLVAGDVILGLNGRLFRQPGDLADWLECLVPDQTLALEISQGGQSTVCTLTADIPQVDKRSIWVSGGKLRVRIGIAP